AAGAAGTCTCGAGATAGCCCAGTAAGAATAATAAAGCGAATCGAATATCTTACCTTCTTCTGTGAGGCCCATCATCTTCCTTGCAGTAGCTCTTCCTCTGGCTCGGTCAAGGTAAAGGCTAATCTTTTCGGCCCTTCTCTTAGCATTTGTATCGCTTGCCAGGTCGAAGCTAGCTGCTTCTGCAAATTGTGAAAGTAGGGAATTTTCTCTCAACTGTGATGCGAGATGAGATGGGTGAGGTTCTATCCCTCTCTGTAGCAGGAGAAGCTCTGATACATCTGCTATTGATGAAACAAAGTACAGAGTAGCTTCTCTTATTTTACCTTTTTCAAGAAAGGCAAAGGAGTTCATAAGGTTCGAGGTGGAATTGACTTCAGCCTCTTTCAATCGCAGCCTCCTTGCTTCTTTTACTCTTTCCTTTGATTCCGGGTTCATTATCTTTGGCAGGTTCCACTGCGGGTCAGAAATCACCTCATAAGGGTATGAGATGAAGGTCTTTACATCATGAATCGGCTCAACAACGTAAAAATCATCTTCGTATTTCATCAACCTGGCTCTTCCAATTGCAGGATAGACTGCAAGGTTAAATTCACAGTACTCTCTTCTTTTCTGGTCAGCTGAGCAGCCAGTAAGAAAGATACTGGAATCAGGGAATTCGGAGCTGACTCTCTCCAGTATTGCCAGGGGTATTTCCACGTCAATCGTTAAAGCATTATAGGTATATATTGGCAGCTGGGTGCAAAAACAGGTAGGTAAATACGCAATGTTTAAATAGGATGTTTATAACTTATACTTACAGATAAGTTTTCGGGTGTTAGATGTGAGTTATAGAAGAGATCCTTATGCGTCGGAACCGAGCGGCGAAAAGTGTCCAAGATGCGGAAGGGGTCCGATGGTGATGGACCCATCGAGCGGAGAGATGGTCTGCGGCTACTGCGGGTTCGTAGTCAAAGAGAGGATAGAGGAGACTGGACCAGAGTGGAGAGCATTCTCAAAGGAGGAAAAGGACGACAGAAGCAGAACAGGCATACCGATGTCACTTGCAATGCACGACATGGGCCTTGCAACAGTCATAGGTCCTGAAGACAGGGATGCCTCAGGCAAGAGTCTCTCAAGCAGCGTTAGAAGCGCGATGGACAGGCTCAGAACCTGGGATGGCAGAAGCCAAGTCCATGAACCTGTTGACAGGAACCTGAGGCAGGCATTTAGTGAGCTTGACAGGCTTGCTGATAAGCTGAGCATCTCTGACGTAGTAGTTGAAAGGGCTGCATACATCTACAGGAAGGCTCTTGAAAGGGGTCTGGTCAGAGGGAGAAGCATAAGTGCGCTGATAGCTGCATCCGTATACGCTGCCTGCAGGGCAACAGAGACACCCAGAACTCTCAAGGATGTGACTGCTGCAAGCAGTGTCAAGAAGAAGGATATAGCAAGATGCTACAGGCTTCTGCTAAGAGAGCTTGACATAAAGATGCCGATAATGGACCCCATAAAGAATGTAAGCAGAATTGCTAGCAAGGCAGGTCTGACAGAGAAGACTAAGAGAAAGGCTGTTGAGATTCTGAAGAAGGCTATAGAATCAAGAAGTTCAGCTGGCAAAGATCCTATGGGACTTGCCGCTGCAGCTCTCTACGTTGCCTGTGTGCTCGAGGGTGAAAGTAAAACACAGAAGGATATAGCTGAGGCCGCAGGGGTTACAGAAGTAACGATAAGGAACAGGTACAAGGGGCTGAAGACAGCTCTGAAGATACAGGAACCAGCGCTGAGCGAAGCAGAACAGGGTCAGTCAATGTAGACTGCGAATTATTTAGAAAGAAATAGCTTCCTTTAAGCCCAGAGCTCTTCTGCATCGTGCACCCTGTTCTTTGCTAAATAATCAAGGTCTACTGCTGAGTATGCATCTCTGCATTCTCTTTCTATTATCTTCATGTACATCTTGACTTCATCATCGCTCATGCACTGGAACATGTACCTGCCATGGTAGGGGGCAGCTCTGCCATCTCTCTTGATCAGCTCAAAGTGCATGAAAGGATCTCTTCTCTTAACTGTTACTGGCTTCCTGTCGTTGTTCAGGTTCACGACCTCTAAGGCCAATCTGCCAACGAACCCGCTGTGTACCTTTGCAGCATTAAGAAAAGACAGTCCCATCCTTCCGAATTTGCTCTTCGCTGTCAGATGAGCCACATAATCGGGAGGGACGAAGACTATCTCTGCAGAGATCAGGTTTATATGCTGCAGGTAGCTTATCGTCACATCATCCCTTACAGTGAGCACATAGCCGTCTCCGTCCATCAGCTCCTCGCTGAAAGGGTGTATCACAGAATACCTCTTCTGCAGACTCTCAAAAACATCCTTGCCAGCTACCGACATCGAGCTTCACCCTATTGTGCCCCTATTTAAAAGCGATTTGAGTCGTTCTTTTGGAGAGAAAGGTCTTTACGACCATGAAGAGGAGGAAGATGTAAAGAGCTGCAGCTGCAACTATAAGCAGTAGGTTGACGTAAAATACAGATGAAAGGAGCAATTCACCCTGCACAGCATTTCCTGATGCATCGACTACTCCCCTCAGCTGGTCGAAATAGGTGAATGCTGACTGATAATAGTCAAACCCCCAGTGCAGTATCACCGCAGCTGGGAAACCATGAGTGTAATATATCGCTGCAAGTATCAATCCTACTGCAGAAGCGCTCACAAACTTGCCTATCTCCCAGCCACCTCCATATAAAACGTGTGCCGCACCAAACGCAA
This Conexivisphaerales archaeon DNA region includes the following protein-coding sequences:
- a CDS encoding transcription initiation factor IIB, with translation MSYRRDPYASEPSGEKCPRCGRGPMVMDPSSGEMVCGYCGFVVKERIEETGPEWRAFSKEEKDDRSRTGIPMSLAMHDMGLATVIGPEDRDASGKSLSSSVRSAMDRLRTWDGRSQVHEPVDRNLRQAFSELDRLADKLSISDVVVERAAYIYRKALERGLVRGRSISALIAASVYAACRATETPRTLKDVTAASSVKKKDIARCYRLLLRELDIKMPIMDPIKNVSRIASKAGLTEKTKRKAVEILKKAIESRSSAGKDPMGLAAAALYVACVLEGESKTQKDIAEAAGVTEVTIRNRYKGLKTALKIQEPALSEAEQGQSM